A section of the Labrus mixtus chromosome 15, fLabMix1.1, whole genome shotgun sequence genome encodes:
- the LOC132989857 gene encoding peptidyl-prolyl cis-trans isomerase FKBP1A-like, which produces MGVEIETLTPGDGRTFPKKGQCVVVHYVGTLADGKVFDSSRSRGKPFKFKIGKQEVIRGWEEGVAQMSVGQRAKLVCSPDYAYGLKGHPGIIPPNATLTFDVELISLEV; this is translated from the exons ATGGGAGTAGAAATTGAGACCTTAACTCCAGGCGATG GACGGACATTCCCAAAGAAGGGGCAGTGTGTCGTGGTGCACTATGTCG gcaCACTGGCAGATGGAAAAGTGTTTGACTCTTCGAGGTCCCGAGGAAAGCCCTTCAAATTTAAGATTGGGAAACAGGAGGTTATTCGTGGATGGGAAGAAGGAGTAGCCCAG ATGAGTGTAGGTCAGCGGGCAAAGTTGGTTTGTTCTCCAGACTATGCTTATGGCCTCAAAGGACACCCAGGAATCATCCCACCTAACGCCACCCTCACCTTCGACGTGGAGCTGATAAGCCTGGAAGTCTGA
- the LOC132989930 gene encoding syntaphilin codes for MSLTPSRKPSSSGQRRRSVETNVGSGRCSHSDSSSTHTYPGRVRTADGSPTARTYPSTPRRQAKHTACSDNHGIRTPTPEQYLTPLQQKEVCIRHLRARLRDNVERLQTRDCEIDDLRTQLYRMQEDWIEEECHRVEAQLALKEARKEIQHLHEVMESVRSNVGVREQDPHEPKPYSGLHGARPGGRSRSCGCSPASTLSRSTTHTRMSSEALQLERSPNAPESSRVSRPAGQTHLLLEAALLSEPLPQQSHIRAPPAVPRSATFERLCSGGTMLPISHSCHSLSSSCKCSGHSYLPHHHLFLHLPQEEPPQTAAATATPVSDPIPTPSPAAERKPEVRSQACSPTMTWLCEETAAEEELSIISLPAAAVTPSEIQPVPSSLPAVSPTEHRYSIEPLPADPPEDDKKKPAEPHTCQPHPAAPMPLQQEATVLQIDEDNTGESDGTNEDSPPPQLCHWSRYFLVDLLALAMPVVPTMAWLCRGTPREVMPVYHIGSLLRGCCAVALHSLRRRGAGRGCRPASMNGTTSI; via the exons ATGTCTCTCACTCCGAGTCGAAAGCCCAGCTCCTCAGGTCAGCGCAG GCGTTCAGTGGAGACCAATGTAGGCAGTGGGCGGTGTTCCCACAGTGACTCATCCAGCACTCACACCTACCCTGGTCGGGTTAGGACAGCAGATGGCAGTCCCACAGCCCGGACGTATCCAAGTACACCCAG GCGTCAGGCAAAGCACACAGCGTGCAGCGACAACCATGGGATCAGGACTCCAACCCCGGAGCAGTACCTCactcctctgcagcagaaggAGGTGTGTATACGACATCTACGAGCCAGGCTGAGGGACAACGTGGAGAGACTGCAAACCAG AGACTGTGAAATAGACGACTTGAGGACACAGCTGTACAGGATGCAGGAGGACTGGATTGAGGAGGAGTGTCACCGGGTGGAGGCCCAGTTGGCCCTTAAAGAGGCTCGCAAGGAGATCCAGCATCTTCACGAGGTGATGGAGTCAGTGCGGTCCAACGTAGGTGTCCGTGAACAAGACCCGCATGAGCCTAAGCCTTACTCAGGTTTGCACGGAGCTCGGCCGGGGGGAAGGTCTCGCTCCTGCGGGTGTTCCCCCGCCAGCACACTGAGCCGCAGCACCACCCACACCCGCATGAGCAGTGAGGCTCTGCAGTTGGAGCGCAGCCCAAATGCTCCCGAGTCCAGCCGGGTGTCTCGCCCAGCGGGACAGACACACCTGCTCCTGGAAGCGGCTCTCCTGTCTGAGCCGCTTCCACAGCAGAGTCACATCCGGGCCCCCCCTGCTGTGCCGCGCTCTGCCACTTTCGAAAGACTCTGCAGCGGGGGGACCATGTTACCAATCTCGCACTCCTGCCACtctctcagcagcagctgcaaGTGCAGCGGCCACTCCTACCTACCCCATCACCACCTGTTCCTGCACTTACCTCAGGAGGAGCCCCCGCAAACAGCTGCAGCCACTGCTACGCCCGTTTCTGATCCCATCCCCACTCCGAGTCCGGCGGCGGAGAGGAAACCGGAGGTGCGTTCTCAGGCCTGCAGCCCCACCATGACCTGGCTGTGTGAGGAaactgcagcagaagaagagctgAGCATCATTTCTCTCCCCGCAGCAGCAGTCACCCCATCCGAAATACAGCCAGTCCCATCATCTCTACCTGCTGTGTCCCCCACCGAGCATCGCTACAGCATCGAGCCGCTTCCAGCCGACCCACCAGAGGATGACAAAAAGAAGCCAGCAGAGCCCCACACCTGTCAGCCCCACCCTGCAGCTCCAATGCCTTTACAGCAGGAAGCTACAGTACTGCAGATAGACGAGGACAATACAGGTGAAAGTGACGGCACAAATGAGGACAGCCCCCCCCCTCAGCTCTGCCACTGGAGCCGATACTTCCTCGTAGATCTACTGGCGTTGGCGATGCCAGTGGTCCCAACGATGGCTTGGCTGTGTCGGGGAACCCCGCGGGAAGTGATGCCCGTATATCACATCGGCTCCCTGCTGAGAGGGTGCTGTGCCGTGGCACTCCACTCGCTCCGCCGCCGGGGTGCAGGCAGGGGATGCAGGCCTGCCAGCATGAATGGAACCACATCAATATAA
- the rad21l1 gene encoding double-strand-break repair protein rad21-like protein 1, which translates to MMFYTQLFTSKRGPLAKIWLAAHWERKLTKAHVYECNLETTIRDIISPKMKIGLRTSGHLLIGVVRIYSKKAKYLLADCNEALVKIKIAFRPGQTDMPVEGLEATIKAITLIEDFTAFDAQLPAPSNKDIVDHFSLNQGRTEEITLKEDFGSGFLTLVDFGDESQIHKNGLLDMSFQSLVHQEDAFGDEDRVFDLLDFLRNPSDPESTDLIPEEPQNENPESPALSRQQDAQKIEVETPTLNETTLLTNAETAFALDPVAITPNSSRKKGKRKRKLVVDQRKELTSEFMREQLTDYSDLVTPLDMAPPTLQLMQWKQNGGAAKLLTQPCSSIAAPQIKELFAKSVFQVKRSSVCEEAEVMRLDGQESQRDISALTESISAVDSSMDPEQAHNTDLTVLAQMSDSHSERHAEHAQDENMFEFTQPELPSEDSMFVHPSLMEQDTQTTSVLTQSMLDSQDFEERKITKRVQKLLSTLKSNSDTTFSLKALCEGGSRWNAATTFFCLLVLKKQNALHLHQSAPYEDIFATHGPKFYD; encoded by the exons ATGATGTTCTACACTCAACTCTTCACGTCCAAGCGGGGGCCTCTAGCCAAGATTTGGTTAGCAGCACACTGGGAGAGGAAACTCACAAAGGCCCATGTATATGAATGCAATCTGGAGACAACCATCAGAGATATAATTTCTCCAAAG ATGAAAATTGGTTTGCGGACATCTGGTCATCTGCTTATTGGTGTGGTCAGGATCTACTCCAAGAAAGCAAAGTATCTCCTTGCAGACTGCAATGAAGCTCTGGttaaaattaagattgcattccGGCCAG GTCAGACAGACATGCCCGTGGAGGGGCTTGAGGCCACGATAAAAGCTATTACCTTGATTGAAGATTTCACAGCTTTTGATGCCCAGCTGCCTGCTCCGAG CAACAAAGATATCGTCGACCACTTTTCACTGAACCAGGGTCGAACAGAAGAAATCACTCTGAAAGAGGATTTTGGAAGTGGCTTTCTGACCTTGGTAGATTTTG GAGATGAGTCCCAAATCCACAAGAATGGGCTGCTGGATATGAGCTTCCAGAGCCTGGTTCATCAGGAGGATGCTTTTGGGGATGAAGATAGAGTATTTGACTTACTCG ATTTCCTGAGAAACCCTAGTGATCCTGAGTCCACCGACTTGATCCCAGAAGAGCCTCAAAATGAAAATCCAGAGAGCCCTGCACTCAGTCGTCAACAAG atgctCAGAAAATAGAGGTTGAGACCCCAACACTGAATGAGACCACCCTGCTGACTAATGCAGAGACAGCCTTTGCACTTGATCCTGTGGCCATCACTC CAAACTCATCGAGGAAGAAGGGGAAGAGGAAACGCAAGTTGGTGGTAGACCAGAGGAAAGAGCTGACGAGTGAATTTATGAGAGAGCAGCTCACTGACTATTCAGATCTGGTCACCCCGCTGGACATGGCCCCGCCTACTCTGCAGCTCATGCAATGGAAGCAGAACGGAGGAGCAGCAAAACTCTTAACACAGCCATGTTCCAGCATAGCAGCTCCACAGATAAAGGAG CTCTTTGCCAAGAGTGTATTCCAGGTGAAACgttccagtgtgtgtgaggaggctGAGGTTATGCGTCTGGATGGACAAGAAT CTCAGAGGGACATCAGTGCCCTCACAGAAAGCATCAGTGCCGTAGATTCATCGATGGATCCTGAACAAGCACACAACACTGACCTGACGGTCCTCGCTCAAATGAGTGACAGCCACAGTGAGAGACACGCAGAGCATGCACAA GATGAAAACATGTTCGAGTTCACTCAGCCAGAACTTCCATCAGAAGACTCCATGTTTGTCCATCCATCTTTGATGGAGCAGGATACTCAGACAACTTCTGTCCTCACTCAG TCTATGTTGGACAGCCAGGACTTTGAGGAGAGGAAGATAACCAAGCGTGTACAGAAGCTTCTCAGCACTCTCAAA agcAACAGCGACACCACGTTCAGTCTGAAGGCACTCTGTGAAGGTGGAAGTCGCTGGAATGCCGCAACTACTTTCTTCTGCCTCCTGGTCCTGAAGAAACAAAATGCCCTTCACCTGCACCAGAGCGCACCGTATGAGGACATCTTTGCCACACATGGACCAAAGTTCTATGATTAG